GGGGCGCGCCGTCCACGTCGGCGGCCTCGTAGATCTCGCGCGGGATCGATTGCAGCGCGCCGAGGATGATCATCATAAAGAAGGGATAGCTCAGCCACAGGTTGACGATCACCACGGCGATAAACGCCAGCGTCGGGTTTTGCAGCCAGGGAATATCGGCGGGCAGGCCAAAGGCACGCAGCGAGTTATTGATCGTGCCGAACTCCTGGTTATAGAAGAACTTCCAGATCAGCGCCGTGACATACGAGGGCACCGCCCAGGGCACGATCAGCAGCACGCGCCAGATGCCTTTACCACGCACCGACTCGCTGTTGAGGATCAGCGCCAGGAACAGGCCGACCGCTAAAAAGAGCAAGACGCACACGATCGTAAACAGAAAGGTGCGGCCCATCACGATATAAAAGCTGCCGTCGATGCTGCCGAGCAGCTTCTCGTAGTTGTCGAAGCCGACGACTTGATAGCGGCGCAGGCGAAACGCGCCGTTCCGATTGGTGAGCGAGATATACATCGTATAGATGATCGGCACCACGCTCAGGAGAAAGATGCCGATCAGCGCAGGCCCGATGTAGAGCGTCGTTCGGCCAAGATCCATCCCGCGCGCAAACGGATCGCCGCCTCGCCCGGCCACGGCTGGTTTTACGGGCGTTTGAACAGCCATTGCGGTTGCCCTTCCTGATACAAAAGGCGGTGATCGAGGAGCAAGAACCCGGCTCCTCGATCGCCGCCTACCGACCCTTCTGCGTTACTCGCCCTTAATCGTGGCAACTTTCTCGCGAGCCGACTCGGCGGCAGCCTTGAGAGCCTCCTCGACCGGCTGATTGCCGGTCCAGATCGCGTTCTGCGCCTCGCCAGCCGGACCCCACAGCGCGTCCATGTACGGCGTGTTCGGCAGCGGCACGCCGT
This DNA window, taken from Herpetosiphonaceae bacterium, encodes the following:
- a CDS encoding sugar ABC transporter permease, giving the protein MAVQTPVKPAVAGRGGDPFARGMDLGRTTLYIGPALIGIFLLSVVPIIYTMYISLTNRNGAFRLRRYQVVGFDNYEKLLGSIDGSFYIVMGRTFLFTIVCVLLFLAVGLFLALILNSESVRGKGIWRVLLIVPWAVPSYVTALIWKFFYNQEFGTINNSLRAFGLPADIPWLQNPTLAFIAVVIVNLWLSYPFFMMIILGALQSIPREIYEAADVDGAPRFTQLFQLTLPLLRPAIMPAIILSSITTFQMFNTVWLITEGGPQTRVGQPGATEFVMLYVYKQAFRQNFFALGAAFGMLVFILLFSLVLINNRINRITQSAYD